One Grus americana isolate bGruAme1 chromosome Z, bGruAme1.mat, whole genome shotgun sequence DNA window includes the following coding sequences:
- the TLN1 gene encoding talin-1 isoform X3 has protein sequence MVALSLKISIGNVVKTMQFEPSTMVYDACRMIRERVPEAQMGQPNDFGLFLSDEDPKKGIWLEAGKALDYYMLRNGDTMEYKKKQRPLKIRMLDGTVKTVMVDDSKTVTDMLMTICARIGITNYDEYSLVREIMEEKKEEVTGTLKKDKTLLRDEKKMEKLKQKLHTDDELNWLDHGRTLREQGIDDNETLLLRRKFFYSDQNVDSRDPVQLNLLYVQARDDILNGSHPVSFDKACEFAGYQCQIQFGPHNEQKHKPGFLELKDFLPKEYIKQKGERKIFMAHKNCGNMSEIEAKVRYVKLARSLKTYGVSFFLVKEKMKGKNKLVPRLLGITKECVMRVDEKTKEVIQEWSLTNIKRWAASPKSFTLDFGDYQDGYYSVQTTEGEQIAQLIAGYIDIILKKKKSKDHFGLEGDEESTMLEDSVSPKKSTVLQQQFNRVGKAELGSVALPAIMRTGAGGPENFQVGTMPQPQLQITSGQMHRGHMPPLTSAQQALTGTINSSMQAVHAAQATLDDFETLPPLGQDAASKAWRKNKMDESKHEIHSQVDAITAGTASVVNLTAGDPADTDYTAVGCAVTTISSNLTEMSKGVKLLAALMEDEGGNGRQLLQAAKNLASAVSDLLKTAQPASAEPRQNLLQAAGLVGQTSGELLQQIGESDTDPRFQIPESRCAWSLPASDPKTDMLMQLAKAVASAAAALVLKAKNVAQKTEDTALQNQVIAAATQCALSTSQLVACTKVVAPTISSPVCQEQLIEAGKLVAKSAEGCVEASKAATNDDQLLKQVGVAATAVTQALNDLLQHIKQHALGGQPIGRYDQATDTILNVTENIFSSMGDAGEMVRQARILAQATSDLVNAIKADAEGETDLENSRKLLSAAKILADATAKMVEAAKGAAAHPDSEEQQQRLREAAEGLRMATNAAAQNAIKKKLVHKLEHAAKQAAASATQTIAAAQHAASSNKNPAAQQQLVQSCKVVAEQIPMLVQGVRGSQSQPDSPSAQLALIAASQNFLQPGGKMVAAAKATVPTITDQASAMQLSQCAKNLAAALAELRTAAQKAQEACGPLEIDSALSLVQSLERDLQEAKAAARDGKLKPLPGETMEKCAQDLGNSTKAVSSAIAHLLGEVAQGNENYTGIAAREVAQALRSLSQAARGVAASTPDPQAQSAMLECASDVMDKANNLIEEARKAVAKPGDPESQQRLAQVAKAVSQALSRCVNCLPGQRDVDAAIRMVGEASKRLLADSFPPSSKSFQEAQSQLNQAAAGLNQSANELVQASRGTPQDLAKSSGKFGQDFNEFLQAGVEMASQSPNKEDQAQVVSNLKSISMSSSKLLLAAKALSADPAAPNLKNQLAAAARAVTDSINQLITMCTQQAPGQKECDNALRELETVKELLENPTQTVNDMSYFNCLDSVMENSKVLSAATIVAKHTSALCNTCRLASSRTANPVAKRQFVQSAKEVANSTANLVKTIKALDGEFNEENRERCRAATAPLIEAVDNLTAFASNPEFATVPAQISPEGRRAMEPIVSSAKTMLESSAGLIQTARSLAVNPKDPPQWSVLAGHSRTVSDSIKKLITNMRDKAPGQRECDEAIEVLNGCMREVDQASLAAISQQLAPREDISQEALHNQMITAVQEISNLIEPVASAARAEASQLGHKVSQMAQYFEPLIMAAIGAASKTPNHQQQMNLLDQTKTLAESALQMLYTAKEAGGNPKQAAHTQEALEEAVQMMKEAVEDLTTTLNEAASAAGVVGGMVDSITQAINQLDEGPMGEPEGTFVDYQTTMVKTAKAIAVTVQEMVTKSTTNPDELGILANQLTNDYGQLAQEAKPAALTAENEEIGSHIKRRVQELGHGCAALVTKAGALQCSPSDAYTKKELIESARKVSEKVSHVLAALQAGNRGTQACITAASAVSGIIADLDTTIMFATAGTLNRENSETFADHREGILKTAKALVEDTKVLVQNATASQEKLAQAAQSSVSTITRLAEVVKLGAASLGSEDPETQVVLINAVKDVAKALGDLIGATKAAAGKAGDDPAVYQLKNSAKVMVTNVTSLLKTVKAVEDEATKGTRALEATIEHIRQELAVFSSPVPPAKVSTPEDFIRMTKGITMATAKAVAAGNSCRQEDVIATANLSRRAIADMLRACKEAAYHPEVSGDVRQRALRFGKECADGYLELLEHVLVILQKPTHELKQQLAGYSKRVASSVTELIQAAEAMKGTEWVDPEDPTVIAENELLGAAAAIEAAAKKLEQLKPRAKPKQADESLNFEEQILEAAKSIAAATSALVKAASAAQRELVAQGKVGAIPANAVDDGQWSQGLISAARMVAAATNNLCEAANAAVQGHASEEKLISSAKQVAASTAQLLVACKVKADHDSEAMKRLQGAGNAVKRASDNLVKAAQKAAAFQDHDETVVVKEKMVGGIAQIIAAQEEMLRKERELEEARKKLAMIRQQQYKFLPSELRDEEQN, from the exons CCAATGATTTTGGGCTCTTCCTCTCGGATGAAGACCCGAAGAAGGGGATCTGGCTGGAGGCTGGGAAGGCTCTGGACTACTACATGCTTCGCAACGGG GATACCATGGAGTACAAGAAGAAGCAGCGGCCCCTGAAGATCCGCATGCTGGATGGGACAGTGAAAACAGTGATGGTGGATGACTCCAAAACTGTCACGGACATGCTCATGACAATCTGTGCCCGGATTG GCATCACCAACTACGATGAGTACTCACTTGTTCGGGAGATtatggaagagaagaaggaggaagttACCGGCACCCTCAAGAAGGACAAGACCCTGCTGCGAGATGAGAAGAAGATGGAGAAGCTTAAGCAGAAGTTGCACACCGATGACGAGT TGAATTGGCTGGACCATGGCCGGACCCTGCGCGAGCAAGGCATCGACGACAATGAAACCCTGCTGCTGCGGCGCAAGTTCTTCTACTCTGACCAGAATGTGGACTCGCGAGATCCTGTGCAGCTCAACCTGCTCTACGTGCAG GCTCGTGACGACATCCTTAACGGTTCCCACCCCGTCTCCTTTGACAAAGCCTGCGAGTTTGCTGGCTACCAGTGCCAAATCCAGTTTGGGCCACACAATGAGCAGAAGCACAAGCCGGGCTTTCTAGA ACTCAAGGATTTCCTGCCCAAGGAATACATCAAGCAGAAAGGGGAGCGCAAGATCTTCATG GCCCACAAGAACTGCGGGAACATGAGTGAGATTGAGGCCAAAGTTCGCTACGTGAAACTTGCCCGTTCCCTCAAGACCTACGGGGTGTCCTTCTTCCTGGTCAAG GAGAAGATGAAGGGGAAGAACAAGCTGGTGCCACGGCTTCTGGGGATCACCAAGGAGTGTGTGATGCGGGTGGATGAGAAGACCAAAGAAGTGATTCAGGAGTGGAGCCTTACCAACATCAAGCGTTGGGCAGCCTCACCCAAAAGCTTCACCCTG GATTTTGGAGATTACCAGGATGGTTACTACTCAGTGCAGACAACAGAGGGGGAGCAGATTGCCCAGCTGATTGCTGGTTACATTGACATCATCCTCAAAAAG aaaaagagcaaagaccACTTTGGACTGGAGGGGGATGAGGAGTCCACCATGCTGGAAGACTCCGTGTCTCCAAAGAA GTCAACCGTCTTGCAGCAGCAGTTTAACCGTGTAGGCAAGGCGGAGCTGGGCTCAGTGGCCCTGCCAGCCATCATGCGGACAGGGGCTGGAGGGCCAGAAAACTTCCAGGTGGGCACGATGCCGCAGCCTCAACTGCAAATCACCAGTGGCCAGATGCACCGAGGGCACATGCCCCCTCTG ACTTCAGCCCAGCAAGCCCTGACCGGCACCATCAACTCCAGCATGCAGGCTGTGCATGCAGCCCAGGCCACACTGGATGACTTCGAGACCTTGCCACCCCTTGGGCAGGATGCT GCATCCAAAGCTTGGCGCAAAAATAAGATGGATGAGTCGAAGCATGAGATCCACTCCCAAGTGGATGCTATCACAGCTGGCACAGCCTCAGTGGTCAACCTCACTGCAG GGGATCCAGCAGACACGGACTACACCGCCGTGGGCTGCGCCGTCACCACCATCTCTTCCAACCTGACGGAGATGTCCAAGGGCGTGAAGCTGCTGGCTGCGCTGATGGAGGACGAGGGAGGGAACGGAcggcagctgctgcaggcagccaagAACCTGGCGAGCGCCGTCTCGGACCTGCTGAAAACGGCACAACCTGCCAGTGCTGAG CCTCGCCAGAATCTCCTGCAGGCTGCTGGCCTCGTGGGTCAGACCagtggggagctgctgcagcagatcGGGGAGAGCGACACTGACCCTCGGTTCCAG ATCCCAGAAAGCCGGTGTGCTTggagcctgcctgcctctgaCCCAAAGACG GACATGCTTATGCAGCTGGCGAAGGCAGTGGCGAGCGCTGCTGCTGCGCTGGTGCTCAAAGCCAAGAACGTGGCTCAGAAAACGGAGGACACGGCACTGCAGAACCAGGTGATCGCTGCTGCCACCCAGTGCGCCCTCTCCACCTCCCAGCTGGTGGCCTGCACCAAG gTAGTGGCTCCCACAATCAGCTCCCCAGTTTGCCAGGAGCAGCTGATCGAGGCTGGCAAGTTGGTGGCCAAGTCAGCGGAGGGCTGCGTGGAGGCCTCCAAGGCAGCCACCAACGATGACCAGCTCCTGAAGCAGGTGGGGGTAGCAGCCACAGCTGTCACCCAGGCCCTGAACGACCTGCTGCAGCACATCAAGCAGCATGCCTTGGGCGGGCAGCCCATCGGGCGCTACGACCAGGCCACTGACACCATTCTCAACGTCACTGAGAACATATTCAGCTCTATGGGCGATGCTG GCGAAATGGTGCGGCAGGCACGTATTCTGGCTCAGGCCACCTCTGACCTTGTCAATGCCATCAAAGCTGATGCGGAGGGAGAGACGGACCTGGAGAACTCACGCAAGCTACTGAGTGCGGCCAAGATCCTGGCCGACGCCACTGCCAAGATGGTAGAGGCTGCAAAG ggagctgcagcccaccCAGACAgcgaggagcagcagcagcggctgcGTGAGGCAGCAGAGGGTCTCCGCATGGCAACCAACGCCGCAGCCCAGAACGCCATCAAGAAGAAGCTTGTGCACAAGCTAGAG CACGCAGCCAAAcaagcagctgcctctgccaccCAGACCATCGCTGCCGCACAGCATGCCGCCTCCTCCAACAAGAAccctgctgcacagcagcagctggtgcagAGCTGCAAG GTGGTGGCAGAGCAGATCCCGATGCTGGTGCAGGGCGTACGAGGAAGCCAGTCCCAGCCGGACAGCCCCAGTGCCCAGCTGGCTCTCATTGCTGCCAGCCAGAACTTCCTGCAG CCTGGTGGGAAGATGGTAGCTGCAGCCAAGGCCACCGTCCCCACCATCACGGACCAAGCCTCTGCAATGCAACTCAGCCAGTGTGCCAAGAActtggctgcagctctggctgagCTCCGCACAGCTGCCCAGAAG GCTCAAGAGGCATGCGGACCCCTGGAGATAGACTCTGCGCTGAGTCTGGTGCAGAGCCTGGAGAGGGACTTGCAAGAAGCCAAGGCAGCTGCCCGCGATGGCAAGCTCAAGCCTCTGCCAGGAGAGACG atgGAGAAGTGTGCCCAGGACCTGGGGAACAGCACGAAAGCTGTCAGCTCTGCCATCGCTCACCTTCTGGGAGAGGTGGCCCAGGGCAACGAGAACTACACAG GGATTGCTGCCCGAGAGGTGGCCCAGGCCCTGCGCTCACTCAGCCAGGCCGCCCGTGGCGTGGCAGCCAGCACCCCTGACCCGCAGGCACAGAGCGCCATGCTGGAGTGCGCCAGCGATGTCATGGATAAAGCCAACAATCTCATCGAGGAGGCGCGGAAAGCGGTGGCCAAGCCTGGTGACCCGGAGAGCCAGCAGCGTCTGGCCCAG gtggccaaggcagTGTCGCAGGCCCTGAGCCGCTGCGTCAACTGCCTGCCAGGGCAGCGGGACGTGGATGCTGCCATCCGTATGGTGGGAGAGGCCAGCAAGAGGCTGCTTGCGGATTCG TTCCCCCCCAGCTCCAAGAGCTTCCAGGAGGCCCAGAGCCAGCTGAACCAGGCAGCCGCAGGGCTCAACCAGTCTGCCAATGAGCTGGTGCAGGCGTCGCGTGGCACCCCTCAAGACCTGGCCAAGTCCTCTGGCAAGTTTGGGCAGGACTTCAATGAGttcctgcaggcaggagtggAGATGGCCAGCCAGTCCCCG AATAAGGAAGACCAGGCGCAGGTGGTGTCGAACTTGAAGAGCATCTCCATGTCCTCCagcaagctgctgctggctgcaaagGCACTCTCTGCtgaccccgcagcccccaaCCTCAAGAatcagctggcagcagcagcacg GGCTGTGACCGACAGCATTAACCAGCTGATCACCATGTGCACCCAGCAGGCGCCAGGCCAGAAGGAATGTGACAATGCCCTGCGGGAGCTGGAG ACGGTGAAGGAGCTTTTGGAGAACCCCACCCAGACTGTCAACGACATGTCCTACTTCAACTGCCTTGACAGTGTCATGGAGAACTCCAAG GTGCTGTCAGCAGCCACCATTGTAGCGAAGCACACCTCGGCCCTGTGCAACACGTGCCGCCTGGCCTCCTCCCGCACTGCCAACCCTGTGGCCAAGCGCCAGTTTGTCCAGTCGGCCAAagaggtggccaacagcacgGCCAACCTGGTGAAGACCATCAAG GCCCTGGATGGTGAGTTCAATGAGGAGAACCGAGAGCGGTGCCGCGCTGCCACCGCCCCTCTCATAGAGGCCGTGGACAACCTGACGGCCTTTGCCTCCAACCCAGAGTTTGCCACCGTTCCTGCCCAGATCAGCCCGGAG GGGCGCAGAGCCATGGAGCCCATTGTCTCTTCAGCCAAGACCATGCTGGAGAGCTCTGCTGGCCTCATCCAGACCGCCCGCTCTCTGGCCGTCAACCCCAAGGACCCACCACAGTGGTCAGTGCTGGCTGGCCACTCTCGCACTGTCTCAGACTCCATCAAGAAGCTGATCACCAACATGAG GGACAAAGCTCCAGGACAGCGGGAATGTGACGAGGCCATTGAGGTCCTGAACGGATGCATGCGTGAGGTGGACCAGGCCTCCCTCGCTGCCATCAGCCAGCAGCTGGCCCCCCGAGAAGATATCTCCCAGGAG GCTTTGCACAACCAGATGATCACGGCTGTCCAGGAGATAAGCAACCTGATTGAACCTGTGGCCAGCGCGGCGCGGGCCGAGGCCTCACAGCTGGGGCACAAg GTGTCCCAGATGGCTCAGTACTTTGAGCCGCTCATTATGGCGGCTATCGGCGCTGCCTCCAAAACGCCCAACCACCAGCAGCAGATGAACCTCCTGGACCAGACCAAAACGCTGGCTGAGTCTGCCCTGCAAATGCTGTACACAGCCAAGGAGGCTGGTGGGAACCCCAAG CAAGCTGCCCACACCCAGGAGGCTCTGGAGGAGGCCGTGCAGATGATGAAGGAAGCGGTGGAGGACCTGACCACCACCCTGAATGAGGCAGCCAGTGCTGCAGGTGTTGTGGGGGGCATGGTGGACTCCATTACCCAGGCCATTAACCAG CTGGACGAGGGGCCGATGGGCGAGCCAGAGGGGACCTTTGTGGACTACCAGACCACGATGGTGAAGACAGCCAAGGCCATCGCAGTGACTGTGCAGGAGATG GTCACCAAATCCACCACCAACCCAGACGAGCTGGGCATACTGGCCAACCAGCTCACCAACGACTACGGGCAACTGGCACAAGAGGCTAAGCCGGCTGCCCTCACTGCTGAGAATGAGGAG ATCGGCTCCCACATCAAGCGCCGGGTGCAGGAGCTGGGTCATGGCTGTGCTGCCCTGGTCACCAAGGCTGGAGCCCTGCAGTGCAGCCCCAGCGATGCCTATACCAAGAAGGAGCTGATAGAGAGTGCGCGCAAGGTTTCTGAGAAG GTGTCTCATGTGCTGGCAGCTCTTCAGGCTGGGAACCGTGGGACACAAGCCTGCATCACAGCAGCCAGTGCTGTCTCCGGCATCATTGCTGACCTCGACACCACCATCATGTTTGCCACGGCAGGAACCCTCAACCGGGAGAACTCTGAGACCTTCGCTGACCACAG GGAGGGCATCTTGAAGACAGCCAAGGCACTGGTGGAGGACACCAAGGTGTTAGTGCAGAACGCCACAGCCAGCCAGGAGAAgctagcccaggctgcccagtCCTCCGTGTCCACCATCACCCGCCTGGCAGAAGTGGTGAagctgggtgctgccagccTGGGATCTGAAGACCCAGAGACTCAG GTGGTCCTGATCAACGCTGTGAAGGATGTGGCCAAGGCACTTGGAGACCTGATTGGTGCCACCAAGGCAGCTGCTGGCAAAGCTGGGGATGACCCTGCTGTCTACCAGCTGAAGAACTCTGCCAAG GTGATGGTGACGAACGTCACTTCCTTGCTGAAGACTGTGAAGGCTGTTGAGGATGAGGCCACGAAGGGAACACGGGCGCTGGAGGCCACAATAGAGCACATACGCCAAGAGCTGGCA GTCTTCTCCTCCCCTGTGCCTCCTGCCAAGGTCTCCACCCCGGAGGACTTCATCCGTATGACAAAAGGCATCACGATGGCCACAGCCAAAGCGGTGGCCGCTGGCAACTCGTGTCGGCAGGAGGATGTCATCGCCACGGCGAACCTGAGCCGCCGTGCCATCGCGGATATGCTGCGCGCTTGCAag GAAGCTGCCTACCACCCGGAGGTGAGTGGGGATGTGCGACAGCGGGCGCTGCGCTTTGGCAAGGAGTGTGCCGATGGCtacctggagctgctggagcacgtGCTGGTG ATCCTGCAGAAGCCAACTCAcgagctgaagcagcagctggcaggctACTCCAAGCGCGTGGCCAGCTCAGTCACTGAGCTCATCCAGGCAGCCGAGGCCATGAAAG GGACGGAGTGGGTTGACCCAGAGGACCCCACCGTCATCGCTGAGAACGAGCTGCTGGGGGCAGCGGCTGCCATTGAGGCTGCAGCCAAGAAGCTGGAGCAGCTGAAACCAAGAGCCAAGCCCAAG CAAGCAGACGAGAGCCTGAACTTCGAGGAGCAGATCCTGGAAGCTGCCAAATCCATTGCTGCAGCCACAAGCGCCCTGGTGAAGGCAGCCTCAGCAGCCCAGCGAGAATTAGTGGCCCAAGGGAAG GTGGGCGCCATCCCTGCCAACGCAGTGGATGATGGACAGTGGTCCCAGGGACTCATTTCAGCC GCACGCATGGTGGCTGCTGCCACCAACAACCTGTGCGAAGCCGCCAATGCAGCGGTGCAGGGCCATGCCAGCGAAGAGAAGCTTATCTCGTCTGCCAAGCAGGTGGCTGCCTCCACAGCGCAGCTCCTGGTGGCCTGCAAGGTGAAGGCTGACCACGACTCAGAGGCCATGAAGCGGCTCCAG ggtgctggcaATGCGGTTAAGAGAGCATCGGACAATCTGGTGAAGGCAGCGCAGAAGGCAGCCGCCTTCCAGGACCATGACGAAACAGTGGTGGTGAAGGAGAAGATGGTCGGGGGAATTGCACag ATCATCGCCGCCCAGGAGGAGATGCTGCGCAAGGagcgggagctggaggaggcGCGGAAGAAGCTGGCCATGATCCGGCAGCAGCAGTACAAGTTCCTGCCCTCGGAGCTGCGGGATGAGGAGCAGAACTGA